One genomic window of Salmo salar chromosome ssa12, Ssal_v3.1, whole genome shotgun sequence includes the following:
- the LOC106564115 gene encoding RNA exonuclease 5 isoform X1, with translation MDPQVCLERNGEPSPTPESSKQVKETELNGVPESEHRSGSRPPRLSLPFDRLQEPVTLKDLTELLQFAALGNTGGLKQPSWCRLHHQRKVSGVSVILLEGLSQAHFYRHYLHFKHLRTKYTSRRSYTPSPGNVISGIFSSEVVNNSPADALGEQKSAQPEGGLRWHPVIRKFGLETRGLTGYLLTQEDMIKKHFPVRGMPGSEGFVCIDSDDCVTDSSPLYGLDCEMCLTEWGNELTRISLVDSRGSCVLDELVKPPNRILNYLTQFSGITRAMLQPITTTLREVQSKLKKVLPRDAVLVGHSLDNDLMALNLIHPHVIDTSLLYRREFGQRFKLKVLAETVLKKQIQTEERKGHDPTEDAQAALELAQYFIHTGPRQVVELYCEELWGGSPTMYQPPVNRETSTHNNNRFAQALKSSGQSAVVIGKRADITLDLSNQQWHSSDREVLSSFKRGLESHSFSVVQLSSFSDHLMSMISTDQHYHTMSQRLREMCVVFAGPLPSDYTERDVRRLFRSCGNVQAVRLLNATQRVHAEVEFELLEGAVLAVEMLNGTLLHTRHILKVQRPVKESMLDLDVFLSCLQDDLLSANVIYAAGLKANAKTARLAAKVNGTGLNANAATEVNETGLNANAAAKVNGTGLNANIAALPAKVNRARLHAKANHSGLLEKVNGTLLNAKAKLAEANGPGLHAKAKFAKIAELSAEVNGTLLKAKTMLAEIAAEANVGARLHAKTAGLCEEDLCKAFGQYGTVQGVILPANHSGKQKRRRHAFISESMLHMYQHFSFLHFSNLADALIRSNLPLLAQGFKPATF, from the exons ATGGATCCACAAGTCTGTCTCGAGAGAAATGGGGAACCTTCCCCAACACCAGAGAGTAGTAAACAAGTGAAAGAGACAGAACTTAACGGAGTTCCAGAGTCTGAGCACCGTTCCGGTTCCCGACCCCCACGGCTCTCTCTGCCGTTTGACCGTCTCCAGGAACCGGTCACGTTGAAAGATCTGACGGAACTGCTTCAGTTTGCTGCTCTGGGGAATACCGGTGGGCTGAAACAACCcag TTGGTGTCGCCTCCACCACCAGAGGAAGGTATCAGGGGTGAGCGTGATCCTTCTAGAAGGACTGAGCCAGGCCCACTTCTACAGACACTACCTGCACTTCAAACACCTCCGCACCAAGTACACCTCT AGACGCAGTTATACTCCATCGCCTGGCAACGTGATTTCTGGAATATTCAGCAGTGAAGTTGTCAACAATAGTCCTGCTGATGCGCTAGGAGAGCAGAAGAGTGCTCAGCCAGAGGGAG gtctgcgGTGGCACCCAGTGATCAGGAAGTTTGGTCTGGAGACCAGAGGGCTGACTGGATACCTCCTCACCCAGGAGGATATGATCAAGAAACACTTCCCTGTCcgcg GTATGCCTGGCAGTGAGGGCtttgtgtgtatagacagtgatgACTGTGTGACTGACAGTAGTCCTCTCTATGGGCTGGACTGTGAGATG tgtctgaCAGAATGGGGCAACGAGCTGACGCGTATTTCTCTAgtagacagcagagggagctgtGTTCTGGACGAGCTGGTCAAACCTCCCAACCGCATCCTCAACTACCTTACACA GTTCTCTGGTATCACCCGTGCAATGCTGCAGCCAATCACCACCACCCTAAGAGAAGTCCAATCAAAGCTCAAGAAAGTGTTGCCCCGGGACGCGGTCCTGGTTGGCCACTCCCTTGACAACGACCTCATGGCCCTGAAC CTGATCCACCCCCATGTGATtgatacctccctgctgtacaggAGAGAGTTTGGACAGAGGTTTAAACTCAAGGTGCTGGCTGAGACTGTGCTCAA GAAGCAGATCCAGACGGAGGAGAGGAAGGGTCATGACCCCACAGAGGACGCCCAGGCTGCCCTGGAACTGGCCCAGTACTTCATACACACTGGACCACGACAg GTAGTGGAGCTGTATTGTGAAGAGCTGTGGGGTGGGAGTCCTACCATGTACCAGCCTCCTGTCAACAGAGAAACAtctacacacaacaacaacag GTTTGCCCAGGCCCTGAAGAGTTCTGGCCAATCAGCCGTGGTTATAGGGAAGCGTGCTGACATCACCCTGGATCTATCCAATCAGCAGTGGCACAGCTCAGACAGAGAG GTCCTGTCTTCCTTTAAAAGAGGACTAGAGTCTCACTCGTTCAGCGTTGTCCAGTTGTCTTCCTTCTCTGACCATCTGATGTCTATGATCTCTACTGACCAGCACTACCACACG ATGTCTCAGCGTCTAAGAGAGATGTGTGTGGTGTTTGCAGGGCCGTTGCCTAGCGACTACACAGAGAGGGATGTGAGGAGGCTGTTCAGGAGCTGTGGAAACGTACAGGCTGTCAGGCTGCTGAATGCTACTCAGCGG GTGCATGCAGAGGTAGAGTTTGAGCTGCTGGAGGGAGCTGTGCTGGCTGTAGAGATGCTCAACGGAACACTGCTACACACCCGACACATCCTCAAG GTCCAGAGACCTGTAAAGGAGTCCATGCTGGATCTGGACGTCTTCCTGAGTTGCCTGCAGGATGACCTGCTAAGTGCTAACGTCATCTACGCCGCAGGGCTAAAGGCTAATGCTAAAACAGCACGGCTTGCAGCCAAAGTCAATGGGACTGGGCTAAATGCTAACGCAGCAACTGAAGTCAATGAGACTGGGCTAAATGCTAACGCAGCAGCTAAAGTCAATGGCACTGGGCTAAATGCTAACATAGCAGCACTCCCAGCTAAGGTCAATAGAGCTAGGCTACACGCCAAAGCGAACCATTCAGGGCTCTTAGAGAAAGTCAATGGAACTTTACTAAATGCTAAAGCTAAGCTAGCTGAAGCGAATGGACCTGGGCTACATGCTAAAGCTAAATTTGCTAAGATAGCAGAGCTCTCAGCTGAAGTCAATGGCACTCTGCTCAAAGCGAAAACTATGCTAGCAGAGATAGCAGCCGAAGCCAATGTTGGAGCGAGGCTACATGCCAAGACTGCCGGACTCTGTGAAGAGGACCTCTGCAAGGCCTTTGGACAGTACGGAACGGTTCAGGGCGTAATTCTACCTGCAAACCACTCTGGAAAACAGAAACGTAGGAGACATGCTTTCATAAGTGAGTCAATGCTTCACATGTACCAACActtttcttttttacattttagtaatttagcagacgctcttatccggagCAACTTACCCttgttggctcagggattcaaaccagcaaccttttag
- the LOC106564115 gene encoding RNA exonuclease 5 isoform X2, producing the protein MDPQVCLERNGEPSPTPESSKQVKETELNGVPESEHRSGSRPPRLSLPFDRLQEPVTLKDLTELLQFAALGNTGGLKQPSWCRLHHQRKVSGVSVILLEGLSQAHFYRHYLHFKHLRTKYTSRRSYTPSPGNVISGIFSSEVVNNSPADALGEQKSAQPEGGLRWHPVIRKFGLETRGLTGYLLTQEDMIKKHFPVRGMPGSEGFVCIDSDDCVTDSSPLYGLDCEMCLTEWGNELTRISLVDSRGSCVLDELVKPPNRILNYLTQFSGITRAMLQPITTTLREVQSKLKKVLPRDAVLVGHSLDNDLMALNLIHPHVIDTSLLYRREFGQRFKLKVLAETVLKKQIQTEERKGHDPTEDAQAALELAQYFIHTGPRQVVELYCEELWGGSPTMYQPPVNRETSTHNNNRFAQALKSSGQSAVVIGKRADITLDLSNQQWHSSDREVLSSFKRGLESHSFSVVQLSSFSDHLMSMISTDQHYHTMSQRLREMCVVFAGPLPSDYTERDVRRLFRSCGNVQAVRLLNATQRVHAEVEFELLEGAVLAVEMLNGTLLHTRHILKVQRPVKESMLDLDVFLSCLQDDLLSANVIYAAGLKANAKTARLAAKVNGTGLNANAATEVNETGLNANAAAKVNGTGLNANIAALPAKVNRARLHAKANHSGLLEKVNGTLLNAKAKLAEANGPGLHAKAKFAKIAELSAEVNGTLLKAKTMLAEIAAEANVGARLHAKTAGLCEEDLCKAFGQYGTVQGVILPANHSGKQKRRRHAFIKYDSPDTVDTRCVQFIIR; encoded by the exons ATGGATCCACAAGTCTGTCTCGAGAGAAATGGGGAACCTTCCCCAACACCAGAGAGTAGTAAACAAGTGAAAGAGACAGAACTTAACGGAGTTCCAGAGTCTGAGCACCGTTCCGGTTCCCGACCCCCACGGCTCTCTCTGCCGTTTGACCGTCTCCAGGAACCGGTCACGTTGAAAGATCTGACGGAACTGCTTCAGTTTGCTGCTCTGGGGAATACCGGTGGGCTGAAACAACCcag TTGGTGTCGCCTCCACCACCAGAGGAAGGTATCAGGGGTGAGCGTGATCCTTCTAGAAGGACTGAGCCAGGCCCACTTCTACAGACACTACCTGCACTTCAAACACCTCCGCACCAAGTACACCTCT AGACGCAGTTATACTCCATCGCCTGGCAACGTGATTTCTGGAATATTCAGCAGTGAAGTTGTCAACAATAGTCCTGCTGATGCGCTAGGAGAGCAGAAGAGTGCTCAGCCAGAGGGAG gtctgcgGTGGCACCCAGTGATCAGGAAGTTTGGTCTGGAGACCAGAGGGCTGACTGGATACCTCCTCACCCAGGAGGATATGATCAAGAAACACTTCCCTGTCcgcg GTATGCCTGGCAGTGAGGGCtttgtgtgtatagacagtgatgACTGTGTGACTGACAGTAGTCCTCTCTATGGGCTGGACTGTGAGATG tgtctgaCAGAATGGGGCAACGAGCTGACGCGTATTTCTCTAgtagacagcagagggagctgtGTTCTGGACGAGCTGGTCAAACCTCCCAACCGCATCCTCAACTACCTTACACA GTTCTCTGGTATCACCCGTGCAATGCTGCAGCCAATCACCACCACCCTAAGAGAAGTCCAATCAAAGCTCAAGAAAGTGTTGCCCCGGGACGCGGTCCTGGTTGGCCACTCCCTTGACAACGACCTCATGGCCCTGAAC CTGATCCACCCCCATGTGATtgatacctccctgctgtacaggAGAGAGTTTGGACAGAGGTTTAAACTCAAGGTGCTGGCTGAGACTGTGCTCAA GAAGCAGATCCAGACGGAGGAGAGGAAGGGTCATGACCCCACAGAGGACGCCCAGGCTGCCCTGGAACTGGCCCAGTACTTCATACACACTGGACCACGACAg GTAGTGGAGCTGTATTGTGAAGAGCTGTGGGGTGGGAGTCCTACCATGTACCAGCCTCCTGTCAACAGAGAAACAtctacacacaacaacaacag GTTTGCCCAGGCCCTGAAGAGTTCTGGCCAATCAGCCGTGGTTATAGGGAAGCGTGCTGACATCACCCTGGATCTATCCAATCAGCAGTGGCACAGCTCAGACAGAGAG GTCCTGTCTTCCTTTAAAAGAGGACTAGAGTCTCACTCGTTCAGCGTTGTCCAGTTGTCTTCCTTCTCTGACCATCTGATGTCTATGATCTCTACTGACCAGCACTACCACACG ATGTCTCAGCGTCTAAGAGAGATGTGTGTGGTGTTTGCAGGGCCGTTGCCTAGCGACTACACAGAGAGGGATGTGAGGAGGCTGTTCAGGAGCTGTGGAAACGTACAGGCTGTCAGGCTGCTGAATGCTACTCAGCGG GTGCATGCAGAGGTAGAGTTTGAGCTGCTGGAGGGAGCTGTGCTGGCTGTAGAGATGCTCAACGGAACACTGCTACACACCCGACACATCCTCAAG GTCCAGAGACCTGTAAAGGAGTCCATGCTGGATCTGGACGTCTTCCTGAGTTGCCTGCAGGATGACCTGCTAAGTGCTAACGTCATCTACGCCGCAGGGCTAAAGGCTAATGCTAAAACAGCACGGCTTGCAGCCAAAGTCAATGGGACTGGGCTAAATGCTAACGCAGCAACTGAAGTCAATGAGACTGGGCTAAATGCTAACGCAGCAGCTAAAGTCAATGGCACTGGGCTAAATGCTAACATAGCAGCACTCCCAGCTAAGGTCAATAGAGCTAGGCTACACGCCAAAGCGAACCATTCAGGGCTCTTAGAGAAAGTCAATGGAACTTTACTAAATGCTAAAGCTAAGCTAGCTGAAGCGAATGGACCTGGGCTACATGCTAAAGCTAAATTTGCTAAGATAGCAGAGCTCTCAGCTGAAGTCAATGGCACTCTGCTCAAAGCGAAAACTATGCTAGCAGAGATAGCAGCCGAAGCCAATGTTGGAGCGAGGCTACATGCCAAGACTGCCGGACTCTGTGAAGAGGACCTCTGCAAGGCCTTTGGACAGTACGGAACGGTTCAGGGCGTAATTCTACCTGCAAACCACTCTGGAAAACAGAAACGTAGGAGACATGCTTTCATAA AGTATGATAGTCCTGACACTGTGGACACTAGGTgtgtgcaattcattatcaggtag
- the LOC123725403 gene encoding zinc finger protein 2 homolog — protein sequence MNPLSSEKETLIDEIEQSLFTLTEDNLCYLCERHGNDGSEIKGMNHRLLRRRIMEEMWDNTDSMKSEEQGMSWLVQLKDDIRRMLEIASGAPMSPSQSDDDDAVDCDEECDGDSDWLPSNGLKVEHLSSSQSDDDAADCDEEFDMEDNYWLDSNGLGPESDPERHTPEQRNKLSTSHSALPKSPGRASPSSVLLLSLKRVSVRLVDCMKTAGQSGHIIHKTTQTGENPHSSSAEQRNETLSGDSPSSHICDHCGKNFTTARSLKLHLQYLKKYRDNLTGEKPHVCSTCGKGFSEAGSLKRHLRTHTGEKPYVCHHCGKAWSDSGNLRRHMRKTHPGEKVVVMSVLTGEKPYHCSSDDCGMSFGTSRKRRLHQRKHTREKLCSTPNAKQRKEPLSGDGSHICDHCGKSFITARSLKRHLQYLKRYRENLTGEKPHVCSTCAKGFSEAGSLKRHLRTHTGEKPYVCHHCGKNYNDSGNLQRHIRTHTGEKPYHCSECGRNFREKISLIHHREIVHTEHPHRCAHCMKSFVSAFKLESHMQTRHPPNDPLKKPHVCSECGRGFSEAGSLKRHLRIHTGEKPYVCPRCGKDFTQSGLLQRHMRTHTGETPYHCLVCGMKFRHTISLKQHHLKNHKGETLGPVRMHQGPLPCPHCGEKFSTKALLKGHLQKTHKSRVHCPQCDKTFSTKGSLLVHQRKHTGERPYLCPQCGKSFSLTGSLKLHLRIHAGEKPYCCTYCDKSFTSKSHCNLHLRIHTGEKPYQCPDCGRRFRDGNVLKNHRRTHTGEKPFQCRMCDKAFAQWSSLKKHQDTHRQTLPVSVPRLPNPYLPHNQHVSYPYLSQTQW from the exons ATGAATCCACTCAGTTCAGAGAAGGAAACGTTGATTGATGAAATTGAACAGAGTTTATTCACTTTAACCGAGGACAATTTATGTTACCTGTGTGAACGTCATGGCAACGATGGATCGGAAATTAAAGGGATGAATCATCGCTTATTACGCCGTAGAATCATGGAGGAAATGTGGGACAATACTGATTCAATGAAATCGGAGGAGCAGGGAATGTCTTGGTTAGTCCAACTGAAAGATGACATCAGAAGGATGCTGGAGATTGCTAGTGGTGCACCAATGAGTCCCAGCCAGTccgatgatgatgatgctgtagACTGTGATGAAGAATGCGATGGGGACAGCGATTGGTTGCCTAGCAATGGACTGAAGGTGGAGCACTTGAGTTCCAGCCAATCCGATGATGACGCTGCAGACTGCGATGAAGAATTTGACATGGAGGACAATTATTGGTTGGATAGCAATGGGCTGGGGCCAGAGTCAGATCCAGAGAGGCACACTCCAgagcagaga AACAAGCTTTCCACGTCACACTCTGCCCTCCCGAAGTCCCCAGGTCGTGCCTCTCCCAGTAGCGTATTACTGCTGAGTCTGAAGAGGGTGTCTGTGCGGCTGGTCGACTGCATGAAAACAGCAGGGCAGAGTGGCCATATAATTCACAAGacaacacagacaggagagaatcCTCACAGCTCGTCTGCTGAACAACGCAATGAAACCCTCTCAGGAGACAGTCCAAGCTCCCATATCTGTGATCATTGTGGGAAGAATTTTACCACAGCAagaagtctaaaactacacctaCAGTACCTGAAGAAATACAGAGATAACTTGACTGGAGAGAAACCACACGTGTGTTCTACATGCGGAAAGGGATTCAGTGAGGCTGGCAGTCTTAAGAGACACCTGAGAACTCATACTGGGGAGAAACCGTACGTCTGCCATCATTGTGGAAAGGCTTGGAGTGATTCTGGAAACTTAAGGAGACACATGAGAAAAACTCACCCAGGAGAGAAGGTCGTTGTGATGAGCGTCcttacaggagagaaaccttaccatTGCTCCTCTGACGACTGTGGGATGAGCTTCGGTACCTCACGCAAACGCAGActacaccagagaaaacacacaagaGAGAAGCTTTGCAGCACGCCTAATGCTAAGCAACGTAAGGAACCCCTCTCAGGAGATGGCTCCCATATCTGTgatcattgtgggaagagttttatcaCAGCACGAAGTCTAAAACGACACTTACAGTACctgaagagatacagagagaacttGACTGGAGAGAAACCACACGTGTGTTCTACATGCGCAAAGGGATTCAGTGAGGCTGGCAGTCTTAAGAGACACCTGAGAACTCATACTGGGGAGAAACCGTATGTTTGCCATCATTGTGGGAAGAACTACAATGATTCTGGAAACTTACAGAGACACATCAGGACTCACACAGGTGAGAAACCTTACCACTGCTCGGAATGTGGTAGGAATTTTCGTGAAAAAATAAGCCTTATACATCACCGGGAAATTGTTCACACAGAACACCCTCACCGCTGTGCTCACTGTATGAAGAGCTTCGTAAGTGCATTTAAACTGGAATCACACATGCAAACCCGGCATCCGCCAAATGATCCTCTGAAAAAACCACATGTGTGCTCTGAATGTGGAAGGGGATTCAGTGAGGCCGGCAGTCTTAAAAGACACCTGAGAATCCATACTGGGGAGAAACCGTATGTCTGTCCTCGCTGCGGTAAAGATTTTACTCAATCTGGACTCTTACAGCGACACATGAGAACTCACACGGGAGAGACACCTTACCACTGCTTGGTGTGTGGGATGAAGTTTCGTCATACAATCTCGCTAAAGCAGCACCACCTGAAGAACCACAAGGGGGAGACACTGGGTCCAGTCCGTATGCACCAAGGCCCTCTTCCATGCCCCCACTGTGGGGAGAAGTTCTCTACCAAGGCTCTTCTAAAGGGTCACCTTCAGAAGACTCACAAAAGCAGAGTCCACTGCCCACAGTGCGACAAGACCTTCTCCACTAAAGGTAGTTTACTAGTCCACCAGAGGAAACACACTGGAGAGAGGCCTTACCTTTGccctcagtgtggaaagagtttctctctgACAGGGAGTTTAAAACTTCATCTCCGGATTCATGCTGGTGAGAAACCTTACTGCTGTACTTACTGTGACAAGAGCTTCACAAGTAAGAGCCACTGCAATCTACACCTGCGAatccacactggagagaagccgtaCCAATGCCCTGACTGCGGGAGGAGGTTTCGTGATGGGAATGTCTTGAAAAACCACCGGCGgacccacacaggagagaaaccattccaGTGCCGCATGTGTGATAAAGCCTTTGCCCAGTGGAGCAGTCTGAAGAAACATcaggacacacacaggcaaactctgcctgtctctgtcccaaGACTCCCTAATCCCTACCTACCACACAATCAGCATGTGTCTTATCCCTACCTATCACAGACTCAATGGTAA